TATCACAAAGAAAGCGTATCAACAGGATACAAAAGTCCATTTTCCATTTACTATCATACTCGAAATATACTTTTATTCAACAGTAAATTCCGATCAAAAACATATTTATATTACATGATAGTGAGGATGTTTGTGTTTTTAACAGTAAAGTTGCCTTTTTCAGCGAATAAAAACACGCTGAAATCAGGCTATAAAGGTCTATACGATGGAATTAAACTATGCTTCAGAAAATATTAATCAATGAAGGTAGCGATAATAACAGGAGCTGTCCCGCCCGCGAAATGCGGTGTCGGAGACTACACAGATGTGCTGATTTCAAATCTCATCAATGCAGGTATCAAAATAGATGTAATTACAGATATCAAATATGGTGAGAATAATAAAGGTTATGTTCTACACAATGTAATAAAGCACTGGTATGGAATTTCATTTTTCATCACTGTTCTCCGGGTTTTAAAAGAGATCAATTGCGATATTGTTCATATACAATATCCGACAATTAGCTACAAAGGTTTTATTGAAATCAATCTTTTACCCATTTTATTAAGGATAAAAGGATATAAGGTTGTATATACACTTCACGAGTATAGCCAGAGACCTCTGATGTCAAGGATACGACGTTGGCCGAGCGTTAAAGCCTCACATAAAGTGATCGTTGTAGAAGACACTTTTAAGATCGATTTAGAACGTCTTCGACTAATAACATCTCGAGAAAAAACCGAGGTTATTTATATTGGTTCAAACATACCGAAGTCAAATGCCGCAGAAGGAGACCTATTAAGACTTAGAAGCCAGTTATTTGGCAACTACAACGGTTTAATAGCTTCATATTTCGGTTTTGTAAATTCAAACAAGGAATTAGTCACAACTATTGAAACAATGCATACTCTAAACAAAGAGCATCGTTTATTCTTTAAACTGCTAATTATTGGAGAACTAACCCCATCTGATGCTTATCAAAACGAAATACTTAAACGAATACACGAGTATAAGTTAGAGAATGAAATCAAAACCGTCAAGTATCTACCCAAAGAGGAAGTCGGAAAACATATTGCTTGTTCTGATTTTGCAATTGCTCTTTTTAGCAACGGAGTTTCGATTAGAAATGGAAGTTTTTTGGCACTATACCAAGAAGGAATTAAAGTCATTACCACAAAACCAAAAAATCATTATCCTATCAAGTTAAACAACGCTATCTTTTTAAACAGCAATTCTGTTTCAGAATTAAAATCAGCATTGCAACAATTACAAACATTAAATCTAAATAAGAACCTCGGAGATATTATCAACTGGGATAATATAGCTCAAGAACATATTAGAATTTACAATTCAGTTTACCGTCTTTGAGATATTCATTTCCGCCTCACTAAAGAATGATACTAAGACTTACACCTATTAGATTTAAATATAGAAATTTATTTGTCAGATTCAAAACGAATTATGGCGCTAATCCTTCTGTATATTGTAATATCTAAAACTTACAACTCATATCCAAAGGCCTCGGTGAATAAAACCTCAAAAGACTATTGTTTTTATGTTTGAATATAAACCCGCAATAAAAGTAACAGCACCAACTTGTGAATAAACTAGAGCAACATGTGATATACGCGTTGAGCTTGCTATAAGAAAGCATACAGACATCGAACTCATATTGCATAATGCCAAAATAAAAGACTACATGAGAGAAGCTTTTTTTTACATATACTTACTATTTCAGTTCAATTTCCTTGGATTGATGTATGATGATAGCCAATCATATAATTTGGTTCGTCTATTGGGTGGCATTACAATCATTGCATTGATTTTGAACGTAAATAAGATTAAGCTTAAAGGCAAATTTACCTGGATCATTCTTTTCCTTATGTTATATGTATTACTAGAGATTCTAATATCATCAATATTATATAGCACCTCAATTCATGTGATGTTCGCCTTTTCTTTAGGATTCGCTACTTGCTTGGCTTATTTTTTATTTAACAATGTAGAGCATGAGCGTTTAACACGACGTTTATGCTGGTTCTCTACTATAACTATTACGATCCTGACCTCACTCTATTTAATATTCATCTTTACAGGGGCTGAGCCATTAATTAAATTTAGCGAAATACCATTACGCATGGGTGTGCAAAGAATTTATGTTGGCGCATATCTTTTCCCATACTGCTTCATTTTGGCGCTATCAAAAATTATTAGATATTCAAACCTTAAGCAACGAATCCCTCCTCTATATATAATAACGTTGGCACTTACGTTATTTGACTTATTCTTTTTCATAATGACAAGAGCGTATCTTGTTATTCTTTTATTTGTAGCATTTGTAATGATCCTCGTTTTTTTAAAATGGAAACCCAAAATCTATCTTTTTATCACGATAGCTTTTTTCATTCTTATTATTGGTATTAATAACATAGGAATCCTCAAGGCCTATATTGAATTCTCTCAAGATGCAGACAGCGACACTATGAGCATAAGATATGCCGCTATGAATTATTATTTCAATCAAACAATTAATGGAAATTTCATTACCGGTTTAGGATTCATCAAACCTGACAGCTATGCACTTAGGACATTATTAAATGGGCCTCATGAAGAATTTTATCGTGAAGATGTGGGGATCTGGGGTTTTTTTAATACATTTGGACTTATCGGCTTATTATGGTTTATATCATATATACTAAGAGCGACTCAAATTGTAATGATCAAATTCAAGGCAAAAACAATTTATAACAACCCCGAGTTTTTTGGTATATTATTATTCTTTATCTTAGCTCAGTTCTCAACAATAAATATAATTGATTACGGAGGTATTGGTGCATTACCTATTATATCACTTTTATTAAATAGCAACATCAAGAAAGGTCCAAACCTAAAACAACTTATAATAGCAAAGCAAAATGCAAGCACCAAAATTTGATCTTATTATCCCTATTGTAAGGAAGGATCTCTCTCTAATATTAGACAATCTCAAACTATTAAACCACAACATAAAAGCACAAAATATTATTTTCATTGGAGAAGAAGACTTGACTGAATTATTTACTGGGATTCCAAATGTAAAATTCATATGTGAGAATAATATGATCGAAGGTCTGACCAAAAAAGAAATTGAAAATATTAAAACCTCAATAACTGGAGATGCAAAAAGATCCGGATGGTATTTTCAGCAATTCTTAAAAATGGGATATTCCTGTATTTGTGAGAATGAATATTACTTAGTTTGGGACAGCGATACAATCCCTCTAAAAGAAATAGATTTTTTCTCAAGCGCAGCCAAACCCTATCTATCTTTTAGGGAATATGCCAAATATGATGAATGCTATAGCAAAACAATTGAACACCTAATACAGGATAATCCAATAAAGAAAGATTCCTCAAAATCATTTATAACAGAACATATGCTTATCAATGCTTCCATTATGAGAAAATTAATAAGCGACATTGAAGCTAATATTTCATTGGCCGGGAATAAGTTTTATGAAAAGATAATGCATGCAGTAGATCCAAAATACATTAACCTATCGGGGTTCAGTGAATTTGAAACATACGCAGCATATATCCTTAAAAACTTTTCAAATGAATATTCTCTTAGACACTGGAACAATCTTCGATGTGGAAAAGTGTTTATTGGAAATAAACCTACCAAAGAACAATTAAGTTGGATTTCAACCTCTTTTAGTACTGTATCAATAGAAAAGTACGATTCACATTGGATTATCTTCAAGGTATTCAACCAACTTAAACTTGATAAGCTTTTAAGTTTTCATTATGTATATATTACGTGTATCCCCATTATTTCAGTTCTATATTCATTAAGATTAACTTTAAGAGCATTTATAAAAAGGTAAAGCTTTTTCCACTCAAAAAATTATTACCTATGATAACCAAATTGCGTGTGATAGATTATCTTTCAATATCCAATCACTCTAAAACGACTTATTAGAGTCAAAGTAGGGAAATTATTACAACAAATCCGCATACCAACCGTTATTTACTGTTGGGTCTAAAGTATTATATAAAAACATAACGTATTTATCACCCATTCTCTGTATTTCGGCACAAAAGGTCCATCTTTAGAAAGATTACCTAAGAACGAAAAATACAAGTGGTATATATACAAAAGCATTTTTTAAAGACAAAACAATGAAAGTATCCATCATTACTACTTGTTACAATCGAGCATATACCATTAAGGATGCAATAGAAAGTGTCTTAAACCAAGATTATCCCTTAATTGAATATATAATAGTAGATGGAGCATCTACTGACGAAACCATGGAGATCGTCCATCAATACAGTAACAGGATCACTAAGATTGTATCAGAACAAGACAGAGGAATGTACGAGGCAATCAACAAAGGGATTAGAATGGCCACTGGTGATATCATAGGACTGATGCATTCGGATGATGTGTTTTATAATAATCAAGTCATCTCCAGTATTGTTGCAGCCTTTAAAAGATATAATCCAGATATGATTTATGGAAATGGGATTTTTGTTGACGCCAAAAATCATAATCGCACTGTCAGAAACTGGATCAGTGGAAAAAAACGACACAAACGTTTTAAGCTAGGATGGCTCCCTTTGCATACTACCACTTATTTTAAAAGTGAAGTGTTAAAGAAATATGGCCTTTACAATGAAACATATCAAATCGCAGCTGATACTGAATTTCTAACACGATACATGTATAAATACAAAATAAAAACACACTATTTAAATCAATATATTGTTAAAATGAAAATAGGAGGTGCCAGTACTGATTTAAAAAAAGCAATAATTAAATGGAGCGAAGACATACGTGTATATAGACGATACAACCTAAATCCATATATCGCCTTACCTGCTAAAATACTACTTAAAACGCCTCAACTAATTACCAGAAAGAGACTTACAGAATAACAAATATTGGGTATAGAAAAACCAATATAATACAATTACCATATTGCAACACCCAACACTCTCGTCTTTCTAACTGAATATTTGAACTAAAACACATAAAAAGCACTCCAAATACACAGTTTTATATCGTATAACTTAGTGACTATATTGACACGCAATAGAACAGAAACACCCCATCTATACTTAAAACAAAGACTTCGGCGAATGAACAAATAATCGGCATGCCCCATACACTTATCAACAATAAAAAAAAGCAGAAATCGAGACAACAGAAAACCACAAGTCACAAATACGACATTTGAAGTGTTATACGCTGCCTGAATATCAAACAATTTAATACCAATGAAACGAATACTCTGGCTTTTCTTGCCCATCATATATATAGCCTGTTCCAATGAATTTGAAGATCAATTAAGAGGACAATGGCAATTGCAAAGCATAGTTATGAACGGAAAAGATTCTCTGCCGGAAATACCGTCATACTACTGTTTTCAAAACAGCGTATTTCAGATTAAAGACAAAAGCGGAATGGCTTTTGGCAGGTATTATAAAAAAGATGATTCTCTATGTATTATCTTTGAAGACAGTCTACAAGCAGAGGCGCTTCTTAACATGAAATACACCGATTGGAAGTCTGCCTACAGATCCTTCTATATTTCAGAACAAACCCCAAAGCACATATCCCTTAAAGACAAAAACAAAACTCTTAATTTCAGGTACTATTAATTTCGGACAACTATAATAACTTGTTTACATTTGCACAAATGTAAACAGGTTAAATAAAAGCGAATAGGCTCCTTTGAGTTTTGCAACAAAAGTAATCTTTGGTTTCACGTTTAGAATCTATTTAGATATAACTTAAACAGACCTCAAAACATATAAGCAAGAATACTAAAAAACAATGATAAATAGTCCCAAGATACAGAAAGCCTCACTGATATTAAGCGTGTGTATTAATATCTCCCTACAGTTTGGATTTGCTCAAGCACAGATACATACACAAATAGAGAGTGAATGCAATTCGAGCAACGGACAAAGTCCATTTTGGTTTACAAACAACAGACAAGGCATTTCTACTCTAAAAAATGAAAATGACTATTTAAAGGCTGGTTTATTTCGTGAAATGAACGATACCAGCAAATTTGATTACCAACTTGGACTAGATATTGTAGAGGCTCAAAACTATCCATCTAGCTTTTTCATACAACAACTCTATGGTGACATTCGGTATAAAAAATTTATATTTTCCCTCGGAAGTAAAGAACGGTGGGGAATACTAAAAAACCCTGAGCTAAGTAGCGGGGGATTATCATGGTCAGGAAATGCAAGGCCTATCCCTCAAGCCCGACTGGAAACAAATGGGTACCTAAGCTATCCATGGCTGTTAAACAATCAGTTAAAAGTAAATGCTGCATTATCATATGGTATCTTTTCGGACTATCAGTTTATTAAAAGAACTGCAGGAAGTAGTATAAACAATGTATTTTATCATAATAAGACACTGATTCTTCAATATGATATCCCACAAACACAATGGAGCACATCTATTGGTTTAGAATCACATTCACAATTCGGAGGATACCGAAAAGATCTAAAACAATTCCTCTTAATAACTATCCAAGCACAGGGAGACAGCAAAAGCTCAAAAGAAGATAAGCTTTATATGATTGGGAGCTCCCGTGGTAGTTGGCACATAATGCCGACCTATCATACTAATAACTACAATTTAAGTGTTTATCTAGAAAACTTTTTTGAAGATTTCTCTGGAATGGCAAAACAAAATAGACTAGATGGAATTTGGGGCTTGGAATATAAACGGACTGATAAAAAACAAGGAATAAGCGGAATAGTTTTAGAGTATCTACAAACTACTGATCAAAGTGGTC
The Parabacteroides sp. FAFU027 DNA segment above includes these coding regions:
- a CDS encoding capsule assembly Wzi family protein, giving the protein MINSPKIQKASLILSVCINISLQFGFAQAQIHTQIESECNSSNGQSPFWFTNNRQGISTLKNENDYLKAGLFREMNDTSKFDYQLGLDIVEAQNYPSSFFIQQLYGDIRYKKFIFSLGSKERWGILKNPELSSGGLSWSGNARPIPQARLETNGYLSYPWLLNNQLKVNAALSYGIFSDYQFIKRTAGSSINNVFYHNKTLILQYDIPQTQWSTSIGLESHSQFGGYRKDLKQFLLITIQAQGDSKSSKEDKLYMIGSSRGSWHIMPTYHTNNYNLSVYLENFFEDFSGMAKQNRLDGIWGLEYKRTDKKQGISGIVLEYLQTTDQSGPVNWVIHDHPGTQLLAESPKGNDGYYKSEFNGIWAHWGMINGNPLLTSSIYNNYSTVVFNNRVKAFHFGISALFNKEWSTKIISTYTRGWGTYDKPFNDITNDYMSLVELHYTPLKLKNWRLTIAGALDRGDLYGNNTGISLKLRYRR
- a CDS encoding DUF6492 family protein; its protein translation is MQAPKFDLIIPIVRKDLSLILDNLKLLNHNIKAQNIIFIGEEDLTELFTGIPNVKFICENNMIEGLTKKEIENIKTSITGDAKRSGWYFQQFLKMGYSCICENEYYLVWDSDTIPLKEIDFFSSAAKPYLSFREYAKYDECYSKTIEHLIQDNPIKKDSSKSFITEHMLINASIMRKLISDIEANISLAGNKFYEKIMHAVDPKYINLSGFSEFETYAAYILKNFSNEYSLRHWNNLRCGKVFIGNKPTKEQLSWISTSFSTVSIEKYDSHWIIFKVFNQLKLDKLLSFHYVYITCIPIISVLYSLRLTLRAFIKR
- a CDS encoding lipocalin-like domain-containing protein, giving the protein MKRILWLFLPIIYIACSNEFEDQLRGQWQLQSIVMNGKDSLPEIPSYYCFQNSVFQIKDKSGMAFGRYYKKDDSLCIIFEDSLQAEALLNMKYTDWKSAYRSFYISEQTPKHISLKDKNKTLNFRYY
- a CDS encoding glycosyltransferase — its product is MKVAIITGAVPPAKCGVGDYTDVLISNLINAGIKIDVITDIKYGENNKGYVLHNVIKHWYGISFFITVLRVLKEINCDIVHIQYPTISYKGFIEINLLPILLRIKGYKVVYTLHEYSQRPLMSRIRRWPSVKASHKVIVVEDTFKIDLERLRLITSREKTEVIYIGSNIPKSNAAEGDLLRLRSQLFGNYNGLIASYFGFVNSNKELVTTIETMHTLNKEHRLFFKLLIIGELTPSDAYQNEILKRIHEYKLENEIKTVKYLPKEEVGKHIACSDFAIALFSNGVSIRNGSFLALYQEGIKVITTKPKNHYPIKLNNAIFLNSNSVSELKSALQQLQTLNLNKNLGDIINWDNIAQEHIRIYNSVYRL
- a CDS encoding glycosyltransferase family 2 protein codes for the protein MKVSIITTCYNRAYTIKDAIESVLNQDYPLIEYIIVDGASTDETMEIVHQYSNRITKIVSEQDRGMYEAINKGIRMATGDIIGLMHSDDVFYNNQVISSIVAAFKRYNPDMIYGNGIFVDAKNHNRTVRNWISGKKRHKRFKLGWLPLHTTTYFKSEVLKKYGLYNETYQIAADTEFLTRYMYKYKIKTHYLNQYIVKMKIGGASTDLKKAIIKWSEDIRVYRRYNLNPYIALPAKILLKTPQLITRKRLTE